Part of the Capsicum annuum cultivar UCD-10X-F1 chromosome 12, UCD10Xv1.1, whole genome shotgun sequence genome is shown below.
TATTCTCTTTGAATCCAAAAGTACTTGCCCACACAAGTTTCAAAGAAAAACTCAGTCAGTAGAAGACTGTAGCCTTGGAGTTCAAAGCAGTGAACAAATTGTGTGAAAGCTTCAGCAGGTAAGTagctttttaaattttgtttgatGATTTATGTTGTCTAGATTATATGTAAGTTATTTATCCTATAGAATTGTTGCTTTCGTTGTGCACGttctaacaattggtatcagagctcttCTTACATATGCTAGATAATGTAAAAGAAATTACATAATTTGTTATACATATTTCGgataatatttttatatcatgttgcTGCTgactattgttcatgttttttatgatgttattgattccaataaaatttaattttctcatCAAGAAAGCATACAAATTTTGCATACTTTTGTGAAAATTAGTTTTGTAGCTTAAGAGCAAAACGATGACGAGTCTCGACTATGACCAACTATAGTCGTTACTCACTGTATGAACAGTAGCAGTAAAGCCAAGCAGTGTAGGCAGCCCTAATGTCCATCGCAATAGCTCGACCAATAATTGCCGAATTGGTCGGTTTTGAAGTTTTTCAGTTTTTGACGAACCTCGAATGACCTAAAATTTGGTACGTTTATTGAAAATGACCTACTAAACAATACTTACAGTGTACTATGACCCAGGCCAATTTTTAGCCATTAGAAGTCGTTTTGATGAGTTTTTtggcattttaatatttttggaaaaattcaaaattttgaaaaaattatcttttgCAAATCAATGGTGATAGGGATCTACCTTATGCTTTCCAGTGGTAAATAATAGTAAATATTATGAGTTACATGTTGACATTGGTCATCTTCCCCATCGAATAAACTTGTATATTGTAATACTGTTTTATAGTCTCTTATTTTTTATAACTTGTATTAACTTTCCAACTAAGTTACATGTTGACTAAATGGTACAAAGACttagaaaatatgatatttatctaACTTAAATCAACAGCTTACTCTCCAACTCAGTTGGTTCTGTTTtgtttaaaagataaaatatctgacattacatgtatattttcttaaatgattAAGTTTCCCTAACGATTCTACTATTCATGTGCATGgttatatgtgtgatgtgattttaagaattttattatcTGAAAACATGTTTAATGATCTatgtttaatttgattatataacaGATTAGACATGTATTCATTCAATCCCTTGACCTCTAtcctgaatcaaaataaattaaaggccCTAACTATGTGGACTGGAAACATAATTTGGATATTGTTCTTACTGCTGGGGGCTTTAAATTTATGCTTGTTGATAAATGTCTTGTTAAGTCATATGAACCAACTGATGATGAGATTAAAACCTACGATAAGTGGATCAAGGTTGATGAGATGGCAAGATGCTACATACTTTCCTCTATGGCAAATGTGTTGCAGTATGAACATCAGTCCATGACTACTGCTTATGATATGCCTGAATCTCTCAAAGAGATGTTTGGTGAGCAAAATTGTGCTGCAAAACAAACGGTCATGAAAGCTCTTTTGACCACAAAAATGGTTAAAGGAACTTCGGTAAGGGAATATGTTCTTAAAATAATGAGTTTGTTGAATGAGTTGGAAATTCTTAGTGCGGTTATTGATAAGGAATCTCAGATTAAGATGGTCCTGCAGACTCTGCCGGATAGTTTTCAGCAATTTTGCTTGAATTATAATATGAATAAGATG
Proteins encoded:
- the LOC124889767 gene encoding uncharacterized protein LOC124889767 is translated as MLVDKCLVKSYEPTDDEIKTYDKWIKVDEMARCYILSSMANVLQYEHQSMTTAYDMPESLKEMFGEQNCAAKQTVMKALLTTKMVKGTSVREYVLKIMSLLNELEILSAVIDKESQIKMVLQTLPDSFQQFCLNYNMNKMDLSLTKLLNELQTTESIIKQQAPPAAFMADRPSASTSKPKGDKKKKKKPRKVSGAYDGVDMPKGKYSHCKQPGHYKK